The region TAAAAATGATTATATTTGTAGTTTTAATGGGTGCTTTCACATCAGCATTATTGGTTACTGTTGAGGTAACAACTTCAGATCGAATAGAACAAAATCAACTAGCAAATTTATATTCAGCCGTATTAAACGCTAACAATGAATCCTATACGCAAGCAAACTTAGCGGATGTTTTTAATGATACGGTTGAAGAAATAGAAGAAGATGGCCTTACTTTCTATGTTCACAAAGAAAGTGGTGCAATCAGTTACCGAATTGAAGGTCAAGGCGTTTGGGGTCCTATTATTGGGGTTGTTACGTTAGAAGATGACTTTGAAACGATAAAACATATTACAATCTTAGAACAAGAAGAAACACCTGGTTTAGGTGGAGTAATCGAACAACGTGATTATTTAGATAATTATGTTGGTAAATCATTATA is a window of Methanocalculus natronophilus DNA encoding:
- a CDS encoding FMN-binding protein, translating into KMIIFVVLMGAFTSALLVTVEVTTSDRIEQNQLANLYSAVLNANNESYTQANLADVFNDTVEEIEEDGLTFYVHKESGAISYRIEGQGVWGPIIGVVTLEDDFETIKHITILEQEETPGLGGVIEQRDYLDNYVGKSLYPSLTISRNADMDDENEVDAIVGGTRTSSNFQTIMNEEYDRHNEVFENLDLSEVMS